In one Niallia taxi genomic region, the following are encoded:
- the fabZ gene encoding 3-hydroxyacyl-ACP dehydratase FabZ: MIDLAIVKDILNRYPLPLVDEILELKAGKMAVGVKQISKEDTFATGTNPESPILPGVLIIEAIAQVSAVAIHSEKKHEGKWALLAKITDCKIKRSVFPGDELCMEVFVTKVKKTIAKAKGIATVRGELICEAELLFSFK, encoded by the coding sequence ATGATTGATTTAGCGATTGTTAAAGACATACTAAACCGCTATCCACTGCCACTTGTTGATGAAATATTAGAGCTTAAAGCAGGGAAAATGGCAGTAGGAGTCAAACAAATTAGTAAGGAAGACACGTTTGCTACAGGAACAAACCCAGAAAGCCCAATCCTGCCAGGTGTTCTTATTATTGAAGCAATTGCGCAAGTATCAGCAGTTGCCATCCACAGTGAAAAGAAGCATGAAGGAAAGTGGGCGCTTCTTGCGAAAATAACAGACTGTAAAATAAAAAGATCCGTTTTTCCTGGTGATGAGCTCTGTATGGAGGTATTTGTCACAAAGGTCAAAAAAACGATCGCGAAGGCAAAAGGCATCGCAACCGTTCGCGGTGAATTAATTTGCGAAGCAGAGCTGTTGTTTTCATTCAAATAA
- a CDS encoding LacI family DNA-binding transcriptional regulator translates to MAGIKDIAKEAGVSISTVSYALNGSPKVTEETRSRILAIADRLGYVPNAAARMLKVKQTKIIGVFLADYGGYFYGPLLRGMREALNEKGYELIACSGVQSHRLLLEKVIDGGIILDQAFTDEELLNYADKSYKIVVLDRELVHENIKGVLLDNTAGARLAVRKLTEHNVNKLYAVTGPVGSYDSKKRMEGVREELQSFPNVELIEVQGDFLKDSGEEAARQIFANYSEPIAIFCFNDEMAIGIYRYLQDKEYEIGKDVFLVGFDNIELAQYMVPRLSTISYSSHEWGSMAAHNLLKLLANETVENEQVEVTITVGGSS, encoded by the coding sequence ATGGCAGGTATTAAGGACATCGCAAAGGAAGCAGGTGTTTCTATTTCTACTGTTTCGTATGCGCTTAATGGGAGTCCAAAGGTAACGGAAGAGACTAGAAGTCGGATTTTGGCTATTGCTGATCGGCTGGGATATGTGCCAAATGCAGCGGCAAGAATGCTGAAGGTGAAGCAAACAAAAATCATCGGGGTCTTTTTAGCTGATTATGGCGGCTATTTTTATGGTCCGCTACTCCGCGGAATGCGTGAGGCTTTAAATGAAAAAGGGTATGAATTAATTGCGTGCTCTGGTGTTCAGTCCCATCGGCTTTTGCTGGAAAAGGTAATTGATGGCGGCATTATATTAGATCAAGCATTTACAGATGAAGAGCTGCTTAATTATGCAGACAAAAGCTATAAAATAGTAGTGTTGGACAGAGAGCTCGTTCATGAAAACATTAAAGGTGTGCTTTTGGATAATACAGCTGGTGCAAGATTAGCTGTAAGAAAGCTTACTGAACACAATGTAAATAAACTGTATGCAGTCACAGGTCCTGTAGGTTCGTATGATTCAAAAAAACGAATGGAGGGTGTCAGGGAGGAACTGCAATCTTTCCCAAATGTGGAGCTGATTGAGGTCCAAGGTGATTTTTTAAAGGATTCGGGCGAAGAGGCGGCAAGACAAATTTTTGCGAACTACAGTGAACCAATTGCGATATTTTGCTTTAATGATGAAATGGCGATTGGAATTTATCGTTATCTGCAGGATAAAGAATATGAAATAGGAAAAGATGTGTTTCTTGTTGGTTTTGATAATATTGAGTTAGCGCAATATATGGTGCCAAGATTAAGCACCATCAGCTATTCGAGCCATGAATGGGGCTCAATGGCTGCTCATAATTTATTAAAGCTGCTGGCAAACGAAACAGTTGAAAATGAACAAGTTGAGGTAACGATAACGGTTGGCGGCTCTTCATAA
- the thiT gene encoding energy-coupled thiamine transporter ThiT, which yields MKKMGLVVLIEIAIFAAIALVLDLLPSIHLGASGSISIAMVPIFIIAFRWGFKASATAGFLWGLLQIVTGDLQALAFWQVILEYFLAFACIGFAGLFMPTIQAKLKNGEKGAASLVMVAAILTGSAIRYFWHFLAGVTIWAQYAPEGQSALAYSLFYNGIPFIGASVLCSIVAVILLSAAPRLVLDRPTGRTGYYSGNSEVK from the coding sequence ATGAAAAAAATGGGGTTAGTCGTTTTAATTGAAATTGCTATTTTTGCAGCCATTGCGTTAGTGTTGGATTTGCTGCCTTCTATCCATCTTGGTGCGAGCGGGTCCATCTCGATTGCCATGGTGCCGATCTTTATAATCGCTTTTCGCTGGGGCTTTAAAGCAAGTGCAACAGCAGGCTTTTTATGGGGACTATTGCAAATCGTAACAGGTGACTTGCAGGCACTAGCATTCTGGCAAGTAATCCTTGAATATTTCTTAGCTTTTGCCTGTATTGGTTTTGCTGGTCTTTTTATGCCGACAATACAAGCCAAACTTAAAAACGGAGAAAAAGGGGCTGCTTCACTAGTAATGGTTGCTGCCATACTAACAGGTAGTGCTATCCGCTACTTCTGGCATTTTCTTGCAGGTGTTACGATTTGGGCACAATACGCACCAGAAGGTCAGTCGGCTCTAGCTTACTCATTATTCTACAATGGTATCCCATTCATTGGAGCATCAGTATTATGCTCGATTGTAGCTGTAATCTTGCTTAGTGCAGCACCGCGATTGGTGCTTGATCGTCCAACTGGGCGCACTGGCTACTATTCTGGAAATTCGGAAGTAAAATAA
- a CDS encoding lysophospholipid acyltransferase family protein has translation MYTFTSNFANIVLKIFGRSVAIHKDKLPKDTGYVVACSHIGWVDVVALGTAMLPNQIHFMAKKELFAKPNAGKFLTSINAFAVDRENPGPSSIKTPVKLLKEKKIVGIFPSGTRTSEDVPLKRGAATIANLAKVPIVPAAFSGPTDVKGLLKGKKIRVIFGDPISLQKEDGTRKDVAELTQEMTAAMASLQKQLDEFGQKQ, from the coding sequence TTTACAAGTAACTTTGCCAATATCGTTTTGAAAATATTCGGACGCAGTGTAGCAATACATAAAGACAAGCTACCAAAGGATACCGGTTATGTTGTGGCTTGCTCGCATATTGGCTGGGTGGATGTCGTGGCGCTTGGGACTGCCATGCTGCCGAACCAAATTCATTTCATGGCAAAAAAAGAGCTGTTTGCCAAACCGAATGCAGGGAAGTTTTTGACAAGCATCAATGCATTTGCAGTCGACAGAGAAAATCCTGGTCCAAGCAGTATAAAAACACCTGTTAAATTGCTTAAAGAAAAGAAAATCGTCGGCATTTTTCCAAGTGGAACAAGAACATCTGAAGACGTGCCATTGAAAAGAGGGGCAGCGACAATTGCTAATTTGGCAAAGGTACCGATTGTCCCAGCAGCATTCAGTGGTCCGACAGATGTAAAGGGTTTATTGAAAGGGAAAAAAATCAGGGTAATATTCGGTGATCCTATTTCTTTGCAAAAGGAAGATGGTACAAGAAAGGATGTTGCCGAGCTGACACAGGAAATGACAGCTGCAATGGCAAGCCTTCAAAAACAGCTTGATGAATTTGGGCAAAAACAATGA
- a CDS encoding tyrosine-type recombinase/integrase, which translates to MAILPDFAHAFLEDLHEAGRSKLTLKQYESDLKKFFSWLEAEQKKTDMNTLKALRKDDVQKYFVYLHNKKLSHATIRRLATVLSRFLKYHQCIAAHDIHKLSHTAPLRSLTSNDFIEGEEFTKIIYTMKLRYSEATGKKAARNFLVERNAAIASLIRAFGLTPTEVYAITMEHVNLAQGELSIPFGATMKKFAVEKQIMEDMRTYFYSIPELFRPKYHSKDPLFVAFNNVSLSFQYDYDRQKPKALSVRAIQEMIKDEVKRAGLRKISAVNLRNTAILEEIQQGKSDEYIMERFSLTSEAALRRYKQYLLALDEKVSFT; encoded by the coding sequence ATGGCTATATTACCCGATTTTGCACATGCTTTCCTTGAGGATTTGCACGAAGCCGGACGCTCTAAATTGACGCTTAAACAATATGAGTCAGACTTGAAGAAGTTTTTTTCCTGGCTTGAAGCAGAGCAGAAAAAAACGGATATGAACACGTTGAAGGCATTAAGAAAAGATGATGTTCAAAAATACTTCGTTTATTTGCATAATAAAAAACTGTCCCATGCAACAATTCGCCGGTTAGCAACCGTACTGAGCCGTTTTCTAAAATATCATCAATGTATTGCTGCACATGATATTCATAAATTATCACATACGGCACCGCTCCGTTCCTTAACAAGCAATGATTTCATTGAGGGTGAGGAGTTCACTAAAATCATTTATACGATGAAGCTTCGGTACTCAGAAGCAACAGGAAAAAAAGCGGCTCGGAATTTTCTTGTAGAGCGCAATGCTGCCATTGCATCCCTTATCAGAGCATTCGGGTTAACACCGACGGAAGTGTATGCCATTACGATGGAGCATGTGAATCTTGCACAAGGAGAGCTTTCGATTCCATTTGGGGCAACGATGAAAAAATTTGCTGTTGAAAAGCAAATAATGGAGGATATGAGGACGTATTTTTACTCGATTCCTGAGCTATTCCGCCCAAAATACCATTCTAAGGACCCACTCTTTGTCGCATTTAATAATGTGTCGCTTTCTTTTCAATATGACTACGACAGACAAAAGCCAAAAGCTTTGTCGGTTCGTGCCATCCAGGAAATGATAAAGGATGAAGTCAAACGTGCAGGCCTGCGGAAAATATCAGCAGTGAACTTGCGTAATACCGCAATATTGGAGGAAATTCAGCAGGGTAAATCTGATGAATATATCATGGAACGCTTTTCCCTTACAAGTGAAGCAGCATTGAGAAGATATAAACAATACTTGCTTGCGCTGGATGAGAAGGTCTCCTTTACATAA
- the bglX gene encoding beta-glucosidase BglX, whose amino-acid sequence MAQIDLKSIIQNMTLEEKVAQLMQLSGNFYYGLAGEITGPFEEMGISDFVVKNSGSVLGVSGADTVRKIQAEHLKTNRHGIPLLFMADIVHGYKTIFPIPLAIGCSWDMDLAEKSAEVAASEAAVAGVHVTFAPMVDLVRDPRWGRVLETTGEDSYLNSAFAKAFVRGFQGKDLAADHMKVAACVKHFAAYGAPEGGRDYNTVNMSERQLRESYLPAYKAALDEGCEMVMTSFNTVDGIPATGNKWLMRDLLRKEWGFDGVLISDWGAVKELIPHGVAGDEAEAARKAILAGVDIEMMTPCYIRSLENLIKSGEVTETLLDEAVLRILKLKEKLGLFENPYRAADTVKEKEVILSKTNREVARKLAEKSCVLLKNNSVLPLDKQQNIALIGPFAQSPDILGAWSWQGEIENTANLHEALQALTTNVTVAQGSNVETITEEQVTEAIEAAKAADVIVLAVGEYASMSGEACSRADITLPEAQLHLIKQMKTLNKPIAVILFNGRPLDLHGVLDEADAVLEAWYPGTEGASAIANILFGNVNPSGKLTMSFPHTAGQIPVYYNAYNTGRPYDGVSRDHYLSKYLDIPNKPLLPFGFGLSYTNYIYENLRLSSDTMTADEQIQVSVTITNTGNYTGEEIVQLYIRDMTGDVVRPVKELKDFQKVSLNPKETKEIQFQLTEAQLRYYHQDMSFTSDEGLFEIYVGGSSEDVLSGGFKLIKKYTNLND is encoded by the coding sequence ATGGCTCAGATTGATCTTAAGTCAATAATTCAAAACATGACGTTAGAAGAAAAGGTCGCACAATTAATGCAGCTGTCCGGAAATTTTTATTACGGACTTGCCGGGGAAATTACTGGTCCATTTGAAGAGATGGGCATAAGCGATTTTGTTGTGAAAAACAGTGGATCTGTTTTAGGTGTTTCTGGGGCAGACACGGTGCGGAAAATTCAAGCGGAGCATTTAAAAACAAATCGTCATGGCATTCCACTCTTATTCATGGCAGATATCGTTCATGGCTATAAAACAATCTTTCCAATTCCTTTAGCGATAGGCTGTTCCTGGGATATGGACCTGGCAGAAAAAAGTGCAGAGGTTGCAGCTAGTGAAGCAGCTGTTGCTGGTGTTCATGTCACCTTTGCACCAATGGTCGATCTCGTTCGCGATCCTCGATGGGGCCGCGTGCTTGAAACGACTGGAGAAGACAGCTATTTAAATAGCGCCTTTGCCAAAGCCTTTGTGCGGGGCTTTCAAGGCAAAGATCTTGCGGCTGACCATATGAAAGTTGCCGCATGTGTGAAGCATTTTGCTGCATACGGTGCACCAGAAGGAGGCCGTGACTATAACACTGTCAACATGTCCGAACGTCAGCTGCGCGAATCCTATCTTCCTGCGTATAAAGCAGCGCTTGATGAAGGCTGTGAAATGGTGATGACATCCTTTAACACCGTAGACGGAATTCCAGCTACCGGCAACAAGTGGCTTATGCGAGATCTTCTTCGCAAGGAATGGGGTTTTGATGGTGTGTTGATATCAGATTGGGGCGCAGTTAAGGAATTAATTCCACATGGAGTCGCAGGTGATGAAGCAGAGGCGGCCCGCAAGGCAATCCTTGCCGGTGTTGATATTGAAATGATGACACCATGCTATATCCGCAGTTTGGAAAATTTGATCAAAAGCGGGGAAGTAACAGAGACATTATTGGATGAAGCGGTGCTGCGCATCTTAAAGCTGAAAGAAAAGCTTGGATTATTCGAAAATCCTTACAGAGCTGCAGATACTGTAAAGGAAAAGGAAGTGATTCTTTCCAAAACTAACCGGGAAGTTGCCCGTAAACTGGCAGAAAAATCCTGCGTTCTCTTAAAAAACAACAGCGTTTTGCCTTTGGACAAACAGCAGAATATCGCCCTAATTGGCCCCTTCGCGCAATCACCGGACATTTTAGGAGCGTGGTCTTGGCAAGGAGAAATCGAAAATACAGCAAACCTTCATGAAGCACTACAAGCATTGACAACTAATGTAACAGTTGCACAAGGCAGTAATGTGGAGACAATAACAGAAGAACAAGTTACCGAAGCAATAGAAGCAGCGAAAGCAGCAGATGTAATTGTGCTTGCAGTTGGTGAATATGCCTCAATGAGCGGCGAAGCCTGCAGCAGGGCAGATATTACATTGCCAGAAGCACAGCTGCACCTTATCAAACAAATGAAAACATTAAACAAACCAATTGCTGTTATCCTGTTCAACGGCCGTCCCCTTGATTTACACGGTGTATTGGATGAAGCTGATGCAGTGCTTGAAGCATGGTATCCAGGTACAGAAGGAGCAAGCGCCATTGCCAATATTCTGTTTGGAAATGTGAATCCATCAGGAAAACTGACCATGTCTTTTCCTCATACAGCCGGGCAAATTCCTGTATACTATAATGCCTATAATACGGGTCGTCCCTATGACGGAGTAAGCCGAGACCATTATTTATCCAAATATCTAGATATACCGAATAAACCGCTTCTGCCATTCGGGTTTGGCTTGAGCTATACAAACTACATCTATGAAAATTTGCGATTGTCCTCCGATACGATGACCGCAGACGAACAAATTCAAGTATCAGTAACCATAACAAATACAGGGAATTACACCGGAGAAGAAATCGTCCAGCTCTATATTCGCGATATGACAGGTGATGTAGTCCGGCCAGTCAAAGAACTGAAAGACTTCCAAAAAGTAAGCCTAAACCCAAAGGAAACAAAGGAAATACAATTCCAATTAACAGAAGCACAGCTGCGTTATTATCACCAAGATATGAGCTTTACAAGTGACGAGGGCTTGTTTGAAATTTATGTGGGCGGCAGCAGTGAGGATGTTTTGTCTGGTGGATTCAAGTTAATAAAAAAGTACACTAACTTAAATGACTAA
- a CDS encoding aspartyl-phosphate phosphatase Spo0E family protein, with the protein MRVNRMLCNEGEYIKYSLSDLLKKINDLRSELLEAASRQGIDSVEVLKKSEELDIYIIKYQQIRSKLPKNK; encoded by the coding sequence ATGAGGGTGAATCGGATGTTGTGTAATGAAGGAGAATACATTAAATACTCACTTAGTGATTTGCTAAAAAAAATTAATGATCTTCGTTCTGAGCTTTTGGAAGCCGCGTCACGACAGGGCATAGATAGTGTCGAGGTATTAAAGAAAAGCGAAGAGCTTGATATATATATCATTAAATACCAACAGATCAGAAGTAAACTACCCAAAAACAAATAA
- a CDS encoding sugar phosphate isomerase/epimerase family protein, with protein MALPIALQLWSVKEDAEKDFFDTLEKVARMGYDGVEFAGYHGKNAQEIKAKLKELGLKIAGSHISMEEILEETDKVIKFEQELGNKYIVCPWASFPTINEWDDFAEKLQKAGVKIAAAGLSLLYHNHNHELVSKEGTVILDRLFEAVPASFLNAELDTYWLEYAGVNAINYMEKWKGRTPLIHVKDMDSSKRESTEIGNGSLNIKGIVEKAYENGTEWLVVEQEAFTQAPLISVEIGLQNLQRILADL; from the coding sequence ATGGCGTTGCCAATCGCACTACAGTTATGGAGTGTAAAAGAGGATGCTGAAAAGGATTTTTTTGACACATTGGAGAAAGTGGCAAGGATGGGCTATGACGGAGTGGAATTTGCCGGTTATCACGGAAAAAATGCACAGGAGATTAAAGCAAAGCTAAAGGAGCTAGGATTAAAAATTGCCGGTTCCCATATCAGCATGGAAGAAATATTGGAAGAGACAGACAAGGTTATAAAATTCGAGCAAGAGCTTGGCAATAAATATATTGTGTGCCCATGGGCAAGCTTTCCTACAATCAATGAGTGGGATGACTTTGCAGAAAAGCTGCAGAAAGCGGGTGTTAAGATTGCAGCAGCTGGTTTGTCCCTGCTATATCACAATCATAATCATGAGCTTGTCAGCAAGGAAGGGACAGTTATCCTTGATAGGCTGTTTGAGGCAGTACCAGCAAGCTTTTTAAATGCTGAGCTTGACACTTATTGGCTAGAATATGCAGGCGTGAATGCGATTAATTATATGGAAAAATGGAAAGGCAGAACTCCGCTTATCCATGTGAAGGACATGGATTCTAGTAAAAGGGAAAGTACTGAAATCGGCAATGGTAGCCTAAATATAAAGGGCATTGTTGAGAAGGCTTACGAGAATGGAACAGAGTGGCTGGTTGTTGAACAAGAAGCATTTACACAAGCCCCGTTAATAAGTGTTGAAATTGGTTTGCAGAATTTACAAAGAATACTCGCTGATTTGTAA
- the spoIIP gene encoding stage II sporulation protein P codes for MPISKFKYYFQFIYTTILGVILVFILISGATTSFVSQKFSSDYIRGALEKVDAANLYSQLFNFENHYFPKEGSTISLSNLFFQVATNIRLDDTRTLLGRELPQLSFYHTKIIVAEEGTTIAQLPYESTPSDEILKNPKEADEEKITDDTSKTDDNNTHQASTDKRVLIYQTHNLESYLPLLKNAQNPNDAISADERVNVVSLGSKLTGLLQKDGIGVQHDKTNMNQKLLDRKWKYTASYSASSEVVEAAISENKDLTYLIDIHRDSARKKTTTATINGKSYAKIVFVVGEGYEGYEKNQAFAKKLHKELAAKYPGISRGVYGKSQDQGNGIYNQNFSDKAILLEVGGVDNNQEELNRTIDAFADVFSEIYWEENGATEQ; via the coding sequence ATGCCAATATCTAAATTTAAATATTATTTCCAATTCATCTATACTACTATTCTGGGAGTCATCCTCGTATTTATCTTAATTTCTGGTGCTACAACCTCATTTGTTTCACAAAAATTCTCCTCCGATTACATAAGAGGGGCATTGGAAAAGGTTGATGCTGCAAACCTTTATTCCCAGCTTTTTAACTTTGAAAATCATTATTTTCCAAAGGAAGGAAGCACCATTTCGTTATCAAACCTTTTCTTTCAGGTTGCTACAAATATAAGACTTGATGATACACGAACATTATTAGGAAGAGAGCTCCCTCAGCTTAGCTTCTATCATACAAAAATCATTGTGGCAGAGGAAGGGACAACCATTGCTCAGTTGCCTTATGAATCAACTCCATCTGATGAAATCTTAAAAAATCCAAAGGAAGCCGATGAAGAAAAAATCACTGATGATACATCAAAAACAGATGACAATAACACACATCAAGCCTCCACTGACAAGCGTGTGTTAATCTATCAAACACATAATTTAGAATCGTATTTACCGTTGTTAAAAAATGCGCAAAATCCTAATGATGCAATAAGTGCGGACGAGCGGGTTAATGTGGTCAGCCTTGGTTCGAAACTGACAGGCCTTCTCCAAAAAGACGGAATTGGGGTACAGCATGATAAGACAAACATGAACCAAAAGCTTTTGGACCGAAAGTGGAAATATACGGCTTCCTACAGTGCATCGAGTGAGGTTGTTGAAGCTGCAATCTCGGAAAATAAAGATCTTACTTATTTAATTGATATCCATAGGGACTCAGCTAGGAAAAAAACTACCACAGCTACTATTAATGGTAAGAGTTATGCTAAGATTGTTTTCGTTGTCGGAGAAGGATATGAAGGCTATGAAAAGAACCAGGCATTTGCTAAAAAACTGCATAAGGAACTTGCTGCAAAATATCCTGGTATTAGCAGGGGAGTTTACGGCAAAAGTCAGGATCAAGGAAATGGAATCTACAACCAAAACTTTTCTGATAAAGCCATTCTGCTTGAAGTCGGCGGTGTTGACAATAATCAAGAAGAGCTGAACAGAACAATTGATGCATTTGCCGATGTTTTCTCAGAAATATATTGGGAAGAAAACGGCGCAACGGAACAATAA
- a CDS encoding aminotransferase class V-fold PLP-dependent enzyme — translation MIRAKIGESTYVIGTELEAHFSSFKKHIIGDDFAYPTVYGTQKLLYADWTASGRLYRKIEDNLVDIIGPYVANTHTESNITGTYITNAYHEAKNIIKRHVHANEDDILIFDGFGMTGVINKFQRLIGIKHMDKRTLTIKEKPIVFVTHMEHHSNYLSWLETAAEVVTIRPAANGDVDYSHLEELLETHKQRTMKIGAFTACSNVTGRKTDYHRLAKLMHQYGGICLVDFSASAPYETINMHPDHKEAALDVICFSPHKFLGGPGTSGVLIMNKSLVHAKIPDHPGGGTIDFTNGWGDVLYKKDIEEREDGGTPGFLQAIRTALAIQLKEEMNVEKMQQREQELIALMMTELDKIPGITILDGENKNRHGIISVICEGLHFDLGAKLLNDRFGIQVRGGCSCAGPYGHYLLGVSEAQSKQIAAEVQKGIFTNKPGWIRISLHPTLTNQEAYSIVHAFKKIIMYKEEWQKDYRYMPRSNEYVCALRSTDNHTDVFKASLK, via the coding sequence TTGATTAGAGCTAAAATTGGAGAATCGACATATGTGATTGGAACGGAGCTAGAAGCACACTTTAGCTCATTCAAGAAACATATTATCGGAGATGATTTTGCCTACCCTACTGTTTATGGAACCCAGAAATTATTATATGCTGATTGGACAGCGAGTGGAAGACTGTATCGAAAAATCGAAGATAACCTTGTTGACATAATTGGTCCTTATGTTGCAAATACACATACAGAGTCAAACATAACGGGCACCTATATAACAAATGCCTATCATGAGGCAAAAAATATTATCAAAAGACATGTACATGCAAATGAAGATGACATTCTTATTTTTGATGGTTTTGGCATGACAGGAGTAATCAATAAATTCCAAAGATTAATCGGCATTAAACATATGGACAAACGAACACTGACCATAAAGGAAAAACCGATTGTTTTTGTGACACATATGGAGCATCACTCTAATTATCTGTCTTGGCTTGAAACAGCTGCGGAAGTTGTTACGATAAGACCTGCTGCCAATGGCGATGTGGATTACAGCCATTTGGAGGAACTCCTTGAGACACATAAGCAAAGAACGATGAAAATTGGAGCATTTACGGCATGCTCTAATGTAACTGGTAGAAAGACCGATTATCATCGGCTTGCAAAGCTAATGCATCAATATGGTGGCATTTGCCTTGTTGATTTTTCGGCATCTGCTCCATATGAAACGATAAATATGCATCCAGATCATAAAGAAGCAGCTCTTGATGTTATCTGTTTTTCACCACATAAGTTTTTAGGAGGACCAGGTACAAGCGGCGTTCTTATTATGAACAAAAGCCTAGTTCATGCAAAAATCCCTGATCATCCAGGTGGAGGAACGATTGACTTTACGAATGGATGGGGTGACGTCCTTTACAAAAAAGATATAGAAGAACGGGAAGACGGCGGAACCCCAGGCTTTCTTCAAGCAATTCGGACTGCCCTCGCTATTCAGCTAAAGGAAGAAATGAATGTCGAGAAAATGCAGCAGCGTGAACAGGAGCTCATCGCTTTAATGATGACAGAGTTAGATAAAATACCGGGAATAACGATACTGGACGGGGAAAATAAAAACCGCCATGGCATCATTTCCGTGATTTGTGAGGGGCTCCATTTTGATCTGGGAGCAAAGCTGCTAAATGACCGGTTTGGCATTCAAGTAAGAGGCGGCTGCTCGTGTGCCGGCCCATATGGTCACTATTTACTTGGTGTCAGCGAGGCACAATCTAAGCAAATAGCAGCGGAGGTTCAAAAAGGGATCTTTACTAATAAACCAGGGTGGATCAGAATCTCCCTTCACCCGACATTGACGAATCAGGAAGCTTACTCGATTGTTCATGCCTTTAAGAAAATAATCATGTATAAAGAAGAATGGCAAAAGGATTACCGCTATATGCCGAGAAGCAATGAATATGTTTGTGCATTAAGAAGCACAGATAATCATACGGATGTATTCAAAGCTTCCTTAAAGTAA